The Natronosporangium hydrolyticum nucleotide sequence CGTACGCGTGGAGTTTCCCGATCGGCGACGGCCGGCGCAACGTCGGCTACGGCGAGGTGCTGCAAGGGGCGCCGACCACCGGGCGGTATCTGCGTGACCGGCTGGCAGCGCTGCTGCCCGACCTGGCCGGTCTCGACGTCACCGCACTGCGCGCCCACCATCTGCCGCTGTCTACCCGGCGGCCGACCCCCGGCCGGGGCCGGGTGCTGCTCGCCGGCGATGCACTGTCACTGATCAACCCCTTCACCGGCGAAGGGATCTACTACGCCGTCCGCTCCGGGGAGCTGGCCGGCGCCGAGGCGGCGGCGGGCGACGCCGGGGCAGGTGAGCGGTACACCCGGGCGCTCGCGGCGGCGTTGGGGCGACACCTGCGCCACACCCGGGCCGCAGCCTGGTTGGGTGGCCACCGGTGGCTGGTCGACGCCGGGGTGCGCGCGGCGCGGCGCCGGGAACCGGCCTTCGAGGCACTGGTCGCGCTCGGGCTGGGCGATGGCCTACTCACCCCCGGGCTGCTGGGCTCCCTGTTCGCCGAGGCGCTGCGTCCCCGACTCCGCTGAACCGGCACCGCCGCCGCCCCCGTCGCCTGCCGCCCCCGTCGCCTGCCGCCCTGCCGCAGCTGGTCAGCCCCCTGGGCCAGGCCCCGGTGGTGGCGGCTGCCCGGGTGGCGGCTGCCCGGGTGGCGGCTGCCCGGGTAGCGGCGGCTGCCCCGGTGGTGGTGCCGGTGCGGGTCCCGGCGGGGGTGGGTAGGAGCCGTACGGGCCCGGCTGTTGCGGCACCGGGTACGGGTAAGGGTAGGGGTAACCGGCCGGGGCGGCCCGGCGGAAGTAGACGTTGGACTTCGGCAGCGCGAGCAGCACCATCACCAGGATCAACGCGACGATCGTGAAGAGCCCCAACAGGAAGCTGTAGAACTGATACACCGCCGGGTACCCTTCGGGCACCCGCTGTTCGAATGAGGCGCTGCCGCTGGTGCCGCCGCTGTGGGCGTTGAGGTAACCGAGCCCGCTGGGGGCGGCGAATCCGCCCGCCGCCAATGCCCCGAATCCGCACAGCAGCGTGAGGCCACCGAACACCCAGCTGAGGATCCGGCCGATGTTACTGCCGCGGCGCAGGATGAACGCCACCACCAGCAGCGTCGCGCCGATGACCACGGTGACCAGGGCAAGGATCACCACCATCACGATGGCGAAGGTCTCCAGCCCGCTGGTCACCCGACCCGACACTCCAGACTCGAGGATCGCGTCCTCGAGCTGGCCCCGGTACGACCCGAGGCCGACGAGGAGGCCCACCGCGTCGAGTAGGTAACCCACCCCAACGATCAACAGCAGCACGAAGGATGCCGTCACCGTGGTCGGGCGCCGCCGTTGGCTGCTCGGCGGCGCGTAATCCTGCCCCATAGCGTGCCCACCTCGTCCGGTCGCCCACCTTTGGTAGCGACGGTAACAGCAGCCCGCCACTCTGCTCACCCGCCGAAGCCTCGCGCCAGGCGTGCCCGCCGAAGCCTCGCGCCAGGCGTGGCGATCGCCCACCGGCCGCCAGTGGTGGCGGCATGACTACCAAAGGTAGTTGTCGAAGTCTTGTTTCCCCGCCATCGCTGCGGGGAAGGCTGTGGACCGGACAGAAGGGATCCACCATGTCAACCATCGAGATCGTTGTGGTCGTGGCGGTGGCGCTGCTCATCGTGGCCGCGCTCGCCGGAGGCGCGTTGTGGTGGCGGAGCCGCTCCTTGCGCGACCGGTTCGGGCCGGAGTACGACCGGCTGGCCGCCGAGCGGGACAGCCGCTTCGCCGCCGAGAAGGAGCTGCGGGAACGCGAGCGCCGCCACGCCAAGCTGGAGCTGCGGGAACTCGACGAACCCACTCGCCAGCGGTACGCCACGGCATGGCGGGAGGTCCAGGCGGAGTTCGTCGACACCCCCGACACCGCTATCAACGACGCTGAGTCGCTGGTGGTGCAGCTGATCGCGGAGAAGGGTTACCCCACCGACGATCGGACCGAACAACTCGACCAGGTTTCGGTCGACCATGCCCGCACCCTCGGGTACTACCGGGACGCGAATGCGATCTACCGGAAGCATCAGCAGGGTGAGGCGAACACCGAAGACCTACGGCAGGCCCTGGTGCACTACCGGGTGCTCTTTGAGGACCTACTCGGGGAGGCGCCGACGCAGCGCCCCACGCCTGACCACAACGGCCAGCAGCCTGACCCCAACAATCAGCAGACTGCCAGTACCAGCGGATGACCAGGGAGAAGACGTCATGACCTACGCTGCCTCGTCGGCCGATCAGGAGTCGTCGCCGTACCCGAACGGTTCGGGTAAGCCGGATGACTCCGGGTCGGTGCCGCCACCTCCGGCGGCGTTACCCGGCGCCTCGGAACCGCCCGCCGCTCCGGCGCCGGTCCACAGCACCGACCCCGCTACCCAGGGCGGTGACAATTACGCTGCCCAGGACGGTGACAATCTGGTCGGTGATGGTCTGGGCGCTGATGGTCTGGGCGCTGACGGTCCGGGCGGTGACAGTCCGGGCGGTGATCCGGGAGGCTCGTACGGTGGGGACACCGACGCCGGGACCTTCGCGGGAGAACCCGCCGGTGAGGTCTACCGTAGCCAGGCCGCCGCCGACCCGCCGGCCGCAACGTACCCGACGCCCATTGCGGACGGGGCCGCCCCCGCCCCCGAGCCCGTTGCCGCCGACCGATCGGAGCTGAGCACATCCGGCGTCGACGGGGGTACGGCCGGCGCCGCTGCCCCGGGGCTGTGGGGCGACGGTGCCGCCGACCGGTACCGCGACCGGTTCCGGGAGATCCAGATCCGGTTCGTGGACGAGCCGGGCGGCGCCACCGGAGAGGCCCGCGACCTGGTCTCCGAGCTGTTCCAGGAGCTTTGGGAGACGCTGTCGGCCCGTAAGGCTGAGGTCGACCGGTGGGCGGACGGGGACGGCGAAGACACCGAGGAGTTGCGCAATGCCGTCCGCAGCTACCGCGACCTGGTTGATGACCTGCTCGCTCGTTGATCCACATCGTTGGCATCCCCGACGCGCCGTCGCCTATGCGGCGGCGCGTCAGCCGTCGTTCGGTGAGTTCGGTGAACCAATGGGCGCGTCAGCCATCATGAGCTGAGCCGTTCGGCGCCGCTGACGGCTCGAGCGGACAGCCGCGGGGTGGCATGATGGCGCGAACGAGCCTGGCGGTAGCGTGCGAGTGCGCAGGCTGGTGGTGTCTGCCGACCTTCCGTCATCGTCACGCCCCCGGCGGGAGCGCCACCGCCGGCCTCCGCCCGCGATGTAGGGAGGATGCGGAATGTCTCACCTGGATGAGCTGTTCACGTCAGGCAGCGACGACGCTGCCGCACGACCCCACTTCGAACTCGCGCTGCGCGGGTACGACAAACGACAAGTAGACCACTACATTGCCCAGGCAGACAGCCGGTCTGCGAGCCTGGTCGCCGAGCGCGACCGTGCCTACCGGCAGCTGCGGGACCTGTCCGCGCGGCTGGAGCAGGCCCAATCCGAGATGGTGGAGCTCAAAGCGCGGCCGGCGCAGCTGGACCGGGCCACCTTCCGGGACCTCGGGCCCACGGTCGACCAAATTCTGGCCCTGGCGGAGAAGCAAGCTGCCGAGATCACTGACGCCGCCGCCGCCCACGCCGCCGAGCAGCAGGCCGCGGCCGACCGGGCGTTGCAGGAGGCACGGGAGCGTGCTGACCAACTGCACGCCGACAGCGAAGCCGCCTACCAGCGGGCTGAAGAGGAAGCCCAGCGGAGTAACGAGCTCAGTTCCCAGCAGCTTGAAACCGCTCGTGCCGAGGCGGATGAGATGCTGGAAGCTGCCCGGTCGCAGGCGAACCAGGAGATCGAGTCGGCCCGGCAACAGACCCAACACGAGGTGCAGTCCCGGCAGGAGGTGCTGTCGCAGCTGCATGGTGAGCTTGACGCGGCCGAACATCACCTCCACCAGACCCGGCAGCAGGGCACCGCGGCTGAGCAGGAGGTCAGCCAGCTACAGCAGCGACTCAGCCAGGTCACCCAGGAGCTCACCGAGGAACTTGACCGGTTGGAGCAGGCCCGGCAGGCGGCCGAGGCGGCTGAGCGGCACGCCACCGCGGTACGCGCGAGGGTGCACCGGGAGGCCGAGCGGGTCGCCCAGATGGCAGCGGCCGCCGTGATGGCGGCGGCCGAGCGGGGCGGCGAAACAGGCGAGTACCCGATGGTGGTGCCCTCGCAGCTCGTTGCGAAGGCGATGGCGGAAGAGGCCGAGGAATCGAGCGATCAACCCGGCTCACCGGCCCCGGCTAGCTCGTCTGCGATGTTCAGCCCATCGGCTCCGGTTAGCCCGTCTGCCCCGGTTAGCTCGTCGGAACCGGTCAGCCCGCCGTCGACGGGTTCTCCGATGTGGGGTTCCCCGACGTTGGGCTCCCCGACGGTCGAATCCCCATCGATGGATTCGTCGCCGGTCGAATCCCCGACGATGAGTTCACCGCTAGTGGGCTCGCCGACGGCGGGCACAGGGCCGTCGGCGGGGAAGAGTCCGACGAACGCGCCGGAGGATTCGCCCACCTCGGAGTTCAGCTACGAATCGAACGGCCACCCGAGCCACCACTGAGCCAGCCGAGCCACCACTGAGCCAGCCGGCCCAGCCCAGTTATCCCTGCGCCGGGCACAGCCGGGCCATGCACTGAGTCAGCCGGCCAGCCCAGTTACTTCTGGGCCCGGCGCTGGGCTGCGTGGGCTGGGCTGCGGGGGCTGGGCTGCGGGGGCTGGGCTGCGTGGGCTGGGCAGCGGGGGGCGGAGCCGCCGCGGAGTTAAGTACCGGCAGGAGGCAGCGGCCGCAGTGAGTGCCGGGTGGTGAGACCCGGGCCGTAGCCAACGGAAACGGTGAGAGCGGGGCCGGGGGGAGCTGGCCGCTTCGGGGTCAGGGAGCTCCGGCCCGGTAGGGGACCAGCCCGTCGGGTATCGCGGGTTCGGGTGTGGTTACATACTGCAGCCCGCGGGGGGTGGTCCAGCCGAACACTCCCGGGGTGGGCTGGATCAGGTCAGCCCCGCCGTGATCTTTGAACCGGTGGTGCCGTCGGCACAGTGGTCCGAGGTTGTCGGCGGTGCTGGCGCCGCCCTGTGCCCAGGCCACGGTGTGGTCGAGGTCGCAACCTTGGGCGGGACGCCGGCAGCCCGGTGCGACACAGGTGGGGTTTCTGGCGCGCACCAGGGCAGCCACGCTGGTGCTGGGTCGGCGGGAGGCGGCCGGGCGGGCCCTCACCGGGCCGTGGCACACCACTTCGCCAAGGTCGTTCAGGAGCGAGTAGCGCCACGATCCGGCTCGCTGCTCGGCGGCGACGTGCCGGGCGATGTCGGCGATCACTGGGCCGAATCCGCGCAGATGGCCGGGCAGCTCTGTTAGGCCGATCAACGTGGTCAGCGGGACCTGCAACTCCACCACACCGGCCCGGGGTCCCGGCAGCGCCGTTGGGGTGACGCTCCAGTCGGGGGCACCGGCACCGGCACCGGCACCGGCAGCGGCAGCGTCGGTGCCGGCGCCCGGACGCCCTGCTGCGGCGACCGCCGAGTCGATGATCCACTCAGGTGATGCTTCGGGCGGCGGTTCGGGGAGCACCGCCGGCCACACAATCTCGTCCCACAAGCCGTGGTCCGGCAAGCCGTGGTCCGGCACCTCGGGGTTCGGCAAGCCGGGCTCCGGCAACCCATCGCCCGGCGGGCGGTCGTGGTGGGAACGGTGTGTGATCGGTCCAGGGTCGCCAGGGTCGCCGTCGGGGACGGGCAACCCGCCGTGATGGCGGCCCACCGGTCCACCGAGGGCCACTCCTTCGCCCGCGAGCAGATCGACCATGGCGTCTGCTCGGAGCTGGTCAACCGAGCGATGATCACCGGCGCCCTTGGCCGCGGTGGCGATGGCGCTGAGTCTCTCCCACACCATGGCCACATCGCGCGGTGGCAGGCTGCGTCCCCACAGGTCTCCGGAGCCGTCTTCGTTGTCTCGGACCTCCACCCGGCGGCCTCGCACCGCTGCGGTGGCCCGCCGTTGCGCCCAGGCCGGGTCGGCTGCCAACAGCAACGCCCGGAGTCGCGCCCGAAGCTGTCCGGTGGTCCACTGGCCGGCCCGGTCGATCACGCGCTCAACGAACGTGCGGGCGAGTGCGCGGTCAGGCAGCGGCTCGACCAACTCGGTGATCACCAACGCTCGGGGGAGGTCGATCGAGCCCTGTGAAAGCGCAGCCCCCACCGCGGGGAACTTCTCGATGATCTCTTGCGCTTGGGCGAGTCGTCGTCCCGCCGCCATCGAGGTCCACCGGAGGGCGCAAGCGATCTCGGTCTCGGCCCAGGCGTACCTCCCCGAGCCGTCGGGCTCTGGTTGATCTTCCCAGGTGATTGCGGTCAGATCGGCCATCAGCTCGGCCTGCAGGTGCGAGATTAGCCGTTGCCGTGCCTGCAGCAGTCGCACCCGGTCGCGCTCGCTGATCTCTCGGCGATCGATCGAGGCAAGTAGCCGCGCGAGCTCCGGGCCGGGCGCTAGCGTCTCCAGATCGGTGGGGAACTCGCCGGCCGCACCGGTGGAGCCGGCGCCCGGCCAACTCCCCGCCGCTGCCGGGG carries:
- a CDS encoding HNH endonuclease signature motif containing protein, with product MIESMEPASSAPPPAAAGSWPGAGSTGAAGEFPTDLETLAPGPELARLLASIDRREISERDRVRLLQARQRLISHLQAELMADLTAITWEDQPEPDGSGRYAWAETEIACALRWTSMAAGRRLAQAQEIIEKFPAVGAALSQGSIDLPRALVITELVEPLPDRALARTFVERVIDRAGQWTTGQLRARLRALLLAADPAWAQRRATAAVRGRRVEVRDNEDGSGDLWGRSLPPRDVAMVWERLSAIATAAKGAGDHRSVDQLRADAMVDLLAGEGVALGGPVGRHHGGLPVPDGDPGDPGPITHRSHHDRPPGDGLPEPGLPNPEVPDHGLPDHGLWDEIVWPAVLPEPPPEASPEWIIDSAVAAAGRPGAGTDAAAAGAGAGAGAPDWSVTPTALPGPRAGVVELQVPLTTLIGLTELPGHLRGFGPVIADIARHVAAEQRAGSWRYSLLNDLGEVVCHGPVRARPAASRRPSTSVAALVRARNPTCVAPGCRRPAQGCDLDHTVAWAQGGASTADNLGPLCRRHHRFKDHGGADLIQPTPGVFGWTTPRGLQYVTTPEPAIPDGLVPYRAGAP